The following are encoded in a window of Rosa chinensis cultivar Old Blush chromosome 4, RchiOBHm-V2, whole genome shotgun sequence genomic DNA:
- the LOC112198287 gene encoding uncharacterized protein LOC112198287 produces the protein MAGAFWGTRVMEIVKKHDSGGLVWKRIKLTTTRKANAKKRLLRVWQNEAVLKACAEPPPSKSSGADASEVVRKTTE, from the exons atggcgGGTGCGTTTTGGGGGACGCGAGTGATGGAGATAGTGAAGAAGCACGACTCCGGCGGTTTGGTTTGGAAGAGAATAAAGCTGACCACCACCCGCAAAGCCAACGCCAAGAAGCGCCTCCTCCGTGTTTGGCAG AATGAGGCTGTCCTGAAGGCATGTGCCGAACCACCTCCTTCAAAATCGTCAGGGGCTGATGCTAGTGAAGTTGTGAGAAAGACAACTGAATAG
- the LOC112197921 gene encoding NAC domain-containing protein 83 yields MEKLSFVRNGELRLPPGFRFHPTDEELVLQYLKRKVYSCPLPASIIPEVEVCKSDPWDLPGDLEQERYFFSTREAKYPNGNRSNRATGSGYWKATGLDKQIVASRGNQVVGMKKTLVFYRGKPPHGSRTDWIMHEYRLVLAEDKNNSTTQSPVPVNNWVLCRIFLKKRGSGKNEEELVQVQACNVDRVAKNPRITRPVFYDFMTKDRTNLSLAPCSSSSGSSGVTDVVSTETEEHEESSSCNSLPFFRRKQ; encoded by the exons ATGGAGAAGCTCAGTTTTGTGAGGAATGGAGAGCTGAGATTGCCTCCTGGTTTTCGGTTCCATCCTACTGACGAAGAGCTTGTTCTTCAGTACTTGAAGCGCAAGGTCTACTCGTGTCCTTTGCCTGCTTCCATCATCCCTGAGGTTGAAGTCTGCAAGTCTGATCCTTGGGATTTGCcag GTGATTTAGAGCAAGAGAGGTACTTCTTCAGCACTAGGGAGGCCAAGTACCCAAATGGGAACAGATCAAACAGAGCAACAGGTTCTGGGTATTGGAAGGCAACTGGTTTGGACAAGCAAATTGTGGCTTCCAGGGGTAACCAAGTTGTTGGGATGAAGAAGACTTTGGTTTTTTACAGAGGAAAACCTCCACATGGGAGTAGGACCGATTGGATTATGCACGAGTATCGCCTCGTTTTAGCTGAAGATAAAAATAACTCCACCACCCAA AGCCCTGTTCCGGTGAACAATTGGGTTCTTTGCCGCATATTTTTGAAGAAAAGAGGCAGTGGTAAAAACGAGGAAGAACTAGTTCAAGTGCAGGCCTGCAATGTTGACCGAGTGGCGAAAAATCCAAGGATTACTCGGCCTGTTTTCTACGATTTCATGACCAAGGATAGGACCAATTTGAGCCTTGCGCCTTGTTCTTCATCCTCAGGTTCAAGTGGAGTCACAGATGTCGTTTCTACCGAGACAGAGGAGCACGAAGAGAGCAGTAGCTGCAATAGTCTTcctttttttagaagaaaacaGTAA
- the LOC112201084 gene encoding glycerophosphodiester phosphodiesterase GDPD3 isoform X1 — translation MAIKALQLCFFPKLLQVQEYPTLPFFCSPLMTQGGNDESEERKCRHKWPKLVLIGHRGNGMNMLQSSDIRMRGIKENSILSFNTAAQFPIDFVEFDVQVTEDDCPVIFHDNFIVSEDKGLFIEKRVTDLKLPEFLSYGPQKELGEVKMPLFRKMKDGTFFEWKVEKDAPLCTLQEAFEKVKHSLGFNMELKFDDHIVYTERQLKHVLQVILQVVNEYAKGRPIFFSTFQPDAALLIRKMQSRYPVYFLTEGGSQMYADARKNSLGEAVKVCLAGGLQGIVSEVSAILGDPEAVTRIQGEKIHLLTYGQLNNIVKAVYMQLQMGVDGVIVDLVQEITEAVCD, via the exons ATGGCTATCAAGGCGCTTCAGCTCTGCTTCTTTCCCAAGCTTCTCCAAGTCCAAGAATATCCCACATTACCCTTCTTCTGCTCGCCATTGATGACTCAAG GTGGGAATGATGAAAGTGAAGAAAGAAAATGCAGACACAAATGGCCGAAGTTGGTATTGATAGGACACAGAGGAAATGGAATGAACATGTTGCAGTCCTCTGATATCAGAATGAGAGGAATCAAAGAGAACTCAATCCTCTCCTTCAATACTGCTGCTCAATTCCCAATTGATTTTGTTGAGTTCGACGTTCAG GTGACGGAAGATGACTGTCCAGTAATTTTTCATGACAACTTTATCGTCAGTGAGGACAAG ggTCTTTTCATTGAGAAGAGAGTTACAGACCTTAAGCTACCAGAATTTCTTTCCTATGGACCCCAGAAAGAGCTTGGAGAG gtgaaaatgccTCTGTTCAGAAAAATGAAAGATGGAAcattttttgagtggaaggtgGAAAAGGATGCCCCCCTATGCACATTGCAAGAGGCGTTTGAGAAAGTCAAGCATTCGCTGGGATTTAATATGGAATTGAAGTTTGATGATCACATAGTCTACACAGAGAGACAGCTTAAGCATGTTCTTCAAGTAATCTTGCAG GTGGTAAATGAGTATGCAAAGGGCAGACCAATCTTCTTTTCAACCTTTCAGCCTGATGCAGCTCTTTTGATAAGAAAAATGCAGAGCAGATACCCT GTATATTTTCTCACTGAAGGAGGGTCTCAAATGTATGCTGATGCTAGAAAGAACTCTTTGGGAGAAGCAGTTAAGGTGTGCTTGGCAGGTGGTTTGCAAGGCATTGTTTCAGAAGTGAGTGCTATCTTGGGAGATCCAGAAGCTGTAACCAGGATTCAAGGGGAAAAAATCCACCTGTTAACTTACGGCCAACTAAA TAATATTGTAAAGGCTGTGTACATGCAACTTCAGATGGGTGTAGACGGAGTGATTGTTGACCTTGTTCAAGAGATCACAGAGGCAGTTTGTGACTGA
- the LOC112201084 gene encoding glycerophosphodiester phosphodiesterase GDPD3 isoform X3 — protein sequence MNMLQSSDIRMRGIKENSILSFNTAAQFPIDFVEFDVQVTEDDCPVIFHDNFIVSEDKGLFIEKRVTDLKLPEFLSYGPQKELGEVKMPLFRKMKDGTFFEWKVEKDAPLCTLQEAFEKVKHSLGFNMELKFDDHIVYTERQLKHVLQVILQVVNEYAKGRPIFFSTFQPDAALLIRKMQSRYPVYFLTEGGSQMYADARKNSLGEAVKVCLAGGLQGIVSEVSAILGDPEAVTRIQGEKIHLLTYGQLNNIVKAVYMQLQMGVDGVIVDLVQEITEAVCD from the exons ATGAACATGTTGCAGTCCTCTGATATCAGAATGAGAGGAATCAAAGAGAACTCAATCCTCTCCTTCAATACTGCTGCTCAATTCCCAATTGATTTTGTTGAGTTCGACGTTCAG GTGACGGAAGATGACTGTCCAGTAATTTTTCATGACAACTTTATCGTCAGTGAGGACAAG ggTCTTTTCATTGAGAAGAGAGTTACAGACCTTAAGCTACCAGAATTTCTTTCCTATGGACCCCAGAAAGAGCTTGGAGAG gtgaaaatgccTCTGTTCAGAAAAATGAAAGATGGAAcattttttgagtggaaggtgGAAAAGGATGCCCCCCTATGCACATTGCAAGAGGCGTTTGAGAAAGTCAAGCATTCGCTGGGATTTAATATGGAATTGAAGTTTGATGATCACATAGTCTACACAGAGAGACAGCTTAAGCATGTTCTTCAAGTAATCTTGCAG GTGGTAAATGAGTATGCAAAGGGCAGACCAATCTTCTTTTCAACCTTTCAGCCTGATGCAGCTCTTTTGATAAGAAAAATGCAGAGCAGATACCCT GTATATTTTCTCACTGAAGGAGGGTCTCAAATGTATGCTGATGCTAGAAAGAACTCTTTGGGAGAAGCAGTTAAGGTGTGCTTGGCAGGTGGTTTGCAAGGCATTGTTTCAGAAGTGAGTGCTATCTTGGGAGATCCAGAAGCTGTAACCAGGATTCAAGGGGAAAAAATCCACCTGTTAACTTACGGCCAACTAAA TAATATTGTAAAGGCTGTGTACATGCAACTTCAGATGGGTGTAGACGGAGTGATTGTTGACCTTGTTCAAGAGATCACAGAGGCAGTTTGTGACTGA
- the LOC112201084 gene encoding glycerophosphodiester phosphodiesterase GDPD3 isoform X2 translates to MAIKALQLCFFPKLLQVQEYPTLPFFCSPLMTQGGNDESEERKCRHKWPKLVLIGHRGNGMNMLQSSDIRMRGIKENSILSFNTAAQFPIDFVEFDVQVTEDDCPVIFHDNFIVSEDKGLFIEKRVTDLKLPEFLSYGPQKELGEVKMPLFRKMKDGTFFEWKVEKDAPLCTLQEAFEKVKHSLGFNMELKFDDHIVYTERQLKHVLQVILQVVNEYAKGRPIFFSTFQPDAALLIRKMQSRYPVYFLTEGGSQMYADARKNSLGEAVKVCLAGGLQGIVSEVSAILGDPEAVTRIQGEKIHLLTYGQLK, encoded by the exons ATGGCTATCAAGGCGCTTCAGCTCTGCTTCTTTCCCAAGCTTCTCCAAGTCCAAGAATATCCCACATTACCCTTCTTCTGCTCGCCATTGATGACTCAAG GTGGGAATGATGAAAGTGAAGAAAGAAAATGCAGACACAAATGGCCGAAGTTGGTATTGATAGGACACAGAGGAAATGGAATGAACATGTTGCAGTCCTCTGATATCAGAATGAGAGGAATCAAAGAGAACTCAATCCTCTCCTTCAATACTGCTGCTCAATTCCCAATTGATTTTGTTGAGTTCGACGTTCAG GTGACGGAAGATGACTGTCCAGTAATTTTTCATGACAACTTTATCGTCAGTGAGGACAAG ggTCTTTTCATTGAGAAGAGAGTTACAGACCTTAAGCTACCAGAATTTCTTTCCTATGGACCCCAGAAAGAGCTTGGAGAG gtgaaaatgccTCTGTTCAGAAAAATGAAAGATGGAAcattttttgagtggaaggtgGAAAAGGATGCCCCCCTATGCACATTGCAAGAGGCGTTTGAGAAAGTCAAGCATTCGCTGGGATTTAATATGGAATTGAAGTTTGATGATCACATAGTCTACACAGAGAGACAGCTTAAGCATGTTCTTCAAGTAATCTTGCAG GTGGTAAATGAGTATGCAAAGGGCAGACCAATCTTCTTTTCAACCTTTCAGCCTGATGCAGCTCTTTTGATAAGAAAAATGCAGAGCAGATACCCT GTATATTTTCTCACTGAAGGAGGGTCTCAAATGTATGCTGATGCTAGAAAGAACTCTTTGGGAGAAGCAGTTAAGGTGTGCTTGGCAGGTGGTTTGCAAGGCATTGTTTCAGAAGTGAGTGCTATCTTGGGAGATCCAGAAGCTGTAACCAGGATTCAAGGGGAAAAAATCCACCTGTTAACTTACGGCCAACTAAAGTAA
- the LOC112200792 gene encoding glycerophosphodiester phosphodiesterase GDPD3 isoform X1 — translation MATTLKAVYVSDVPNVDQVSEINAALALIKAPWSAQGVNDHDEGVETKCGFKWPKFVVMGHRGSGMNMLQSSDDRMKSIKENSIRSFNSAAQFPIDYIEFDVQVTKDDCPVIFHDNFIATELNGVLVEKRVTDITLPEFLSYGPQKELGKAGIPMFRKTKEGTIFEWKVEKDDPLCTLQDVFEKVDHSMGFNIELKFDDQFVYNKKQHQHVLEVVLQVINKYAKDRPIMFSSFQPDIVLLIRKMQSSYPVYFLTNGGSEIYKDVRRNSLEEAIKVCMAGGLQGVVSEARAILRDPNAVTRIKDSNLSLLTYGQLNNVPEKVYMQHLMGVEGVIVDLVGEITEAVSDPNN, via the exons ATGGCCACGACCCTCAAGGCTGTGTATGTCTCGGACGTTCCCAATGTCGACCAAGTCTCGGAAATTAATGCTGCATTGGCCCTAATCAAAGCTCCATGGTCAGCGCAAG GTGTGAATGATCATGATGAAGGCGTAGAAACTAAATGCGGATTCAAATGGCCAAAGTTTGTGGTGATGGGACACAGAGGCAGCGGAATGAACATGTTGCAATCATCTGATGACAGAATGAAATCCATCAAAGAGAACTCAATTCGCTCCTTCAACTCTGCCGCTCAATTCCCCATCGATTACATTGAATTTGATGTTCAA GTGACCAAAGATGACTGTCCAGTCATTTTTCATGACAACTTTATCGCTACCGAGTTGAAT GGTGTTCTAGTTGAGAAAAGAGTTACAGACATTACTTTGCCAGAATTTCTTTCATATGGACCCCAGAAAGAACTTGGAAAG GCAGGAATCCCTATGTTTAGAAAAACGAAAGAGGGGAcaatttttgagtggaaggtaGAGAAGGATGACCCCCTATGCACATTGCAAGATGTGTTTGAGAAAGTCGACCACTCTATGGGTTTCAATATAGAACTGAAGTTTGATGATCAGTTTGTGTACAATAAGAAACAACACCAACATGTTCTTGAAGTAGTCTTGCAG GTAATAAACAAGTATGCGAAGGATAGACCAATCATGTTTTCGAGCTTTCAGCCTGATATAGTGCTGTTGATCAGAAAAATGCAGAGCTCCTATCCA GTATATTTCCTCACCAATGGAGGGTCCGAAATATACAAAGATGTTAGAAGGAACTCTTTGGAAGAGGCAATTAAGGTGTGTATGGCTGGCGGTTTGCAAGGAGTTGTGTCCGAAGCGAGAGCTATCTTGAGAGATCCGAATGCAGTAACCAGGATTAAAGACTCCAACCTTTCCCTTCTAACCTATGGCCAATTAAA TAATGTGCCAGAGAAAGTTTATATGCAACATCTGATGGGTGTTGAGGGAGTGATTGTTGATCTGGTAGGAGAGATCACCGAGGCAGTTTCTGATCCAAACAACTGA
- the LOC112200792 gene encoding glycerophosphodiester phosphodiesterase GDPD3 isoform X2, translating to MATTLKAVYVSDVPNVDQVSEINAALALIKAPWSAQGVNDHDEGVETKCGFKWPKFVVMGHRGSGMNMLQSSDDRMKSIKENSIRSFNSAAQFPIDYIEFDVQVTKDDCPVIFHDNFIATELNGVLVEKRVTDITLPEFLSYGPQKELGKAGIPMFRKTKEGTIFEWKVEKDDPLCTLQDVFEKVDHSMGFNIELKFDDQFVYNKKQHQHVLEVVLQVINKYAKDRPIMFSSFQPDIVLLIRKMQSSYPVYFLTNGGSEIYKDVRRNSLEEAIKVCMAGGLQGVVSEARAILRDPNAVTRIKDSNLSLLTYGQLK from the exons ATGGCCACGACCCTCAAGGCTGTGTATGTCTCGGACGTTCCCAATGTCGACCAAGTCTCGGAAATTAATGCTGCATTGGCCCTAATCAAAGCTCCATGGTCAGCGCAAG GTGTGAATGATCATGATGAAGGCGTAGAAACTAAATGCGGATTCAAATGGCCAAAGTTTGTGGTGATGGGACACAGAGGCAGCGGAATGAACATGTTGCAATCATCTGATGACAGAATGAAATCCATCAAAGAGAACTCAATTCGCTCCTTCAACTCTGCCGCTCAATTCCCCATCGATTACATTGAATTTGATGTTCAA GTGACCAAAGATGACTGTCCAGTCATTTTTCATGACAACTTTATCGCTACCGAGTTGAAT GGTGTTCTAGTTGAGAAAAGAGTTACAGACATTACTTTGCCAGAATTTCTTTCATATGGACCCCAGAAAGAACTTGGAAAG GCAGGAATCCCTATGTTTAGAAAAACGAAAGAGGGGAcaatttttgagtggaaggtaGAGAAGGATGACCCCCTATGCACATTGCAAGATGTGTTTGAGAAAGTCGACCACTCTATGGGTTTCAATATAGAACTGAAGTTTGATGATCAGTTTGTGTACAATAAGAAACAACACCAACATGTTCTTGAAGTAGTCTTGCAG GTAATAAACAAGTATGCGAAGGATAGACCAATCATGTTTTCGAGCTTTCAGCCTGATATAGTGCTGTTGATCAGAAAAATGCAGAGCTCCTATCCA GTATATTTCCTCACCAATGGAGGGTCCGAAATATACAAAGATGTTAGAAGGAACTCTTTGGAAGAGGCAATTAAGGTGTGTATGGCTGGCGGTTTGCAAGGAGTTGTGTCCGAAGCGAGAGCTATCTTGAGAGATCCGAATGCAGTAACCAGGATTAAAGACTCCAACCTTTCCCTTCTAACCTATGGCCAATTAAAGTAA
- the LOC112200972 gene encoding delta(3,5)-Delta(2,4)-dienoyl-CoA isomerase, peroxisomal, which translates to MEKYQTLEIDQRNPNSPVFYLCLNRPKHRNALSRDFFTEFPKALSSLDQNPNVNVIVLTGAGDHFCAGIDLNNLSSIAGNSVSGDRGRDGERLRRAIKLMQDAITAIERCRKPVIAAIQGACIGGGIDIVTACDIRYCSKDAFFSVKEVDLAITADLGTLQRLPSIVGYGHALELALTGRQFSGQEAKELGLVSGVFGSKQELEGSVRLVAEGMAAKSPLAVTGTKAVLQRSREMSVEQGLDYVATWNSAMLLSDDLTEAVSAHMQKRKPVFAKL; encoded by the exons ATGGAGAAGTaccaaaccctagaaattgatcAGAGAAACCCAAACTCCCCAGTCTTCTACCTCTGCCTGAATCGCCCAAAGCACCGCAACGCCCTATCACGTGACTTCTTCACCGAATTCCCCAAAGCCCTCTCCTCCCTCGACCAAAACCCCAACGTCAACGTCATCGTCCTCACCGGCGCCGGCGACCACTTCTGCGCCGGAATCGACCTCAACAACCTATCCTCGATCGCCGGGAATTCCGTCTCTGGAGACCGGGGCCGCGACGGAGAGAGGCTCCGGCGAGCGATCAAGCTCATGCAGGACGCCATCACCGCGATCGAGCGGTGCCGGAAGCCGGTGATCGCCGCCATCCAAGGCGCGTGCATCGGCGGCGGGATCGATATCGTCACCGCCTGTGACATACGGTACTGCAGCAAGGACGCGTTCTTCTCGGTCAAAGAGGTCGACCTGGCGATCACGGCCGACCTCGGAACGCTTCAGCGGCTGCCCAGCATAGTCGGGTACGGCCACGCGCTTGAGTTGGCGTTAACGGGTCGGCAGTTCTCGGGTCAGGAGGCCAAGGAGCTGGGCCTGGTCTCTGGAGTGTTCGGGTCGAAGCAGGAGCTAGAGGGCAGCGTACGACTCGTCGCCGAGG GAATGGCTGCAAAGTCGCCGCTGGCGGTGACGGGGACGAAAGCGGTGTTGCAGAGGAGCAGGGAGATGAGTGTGGAGCAGGGATTGGATTACGTCGCCACGTGGAATTCGGCAATGCTGTTATCCGACGATTTGACGGAGGCGGTCTCGGCTCACATGCAGAAAAGGAAGCCGGTGTTTGCTAAGCTCTGA
- the LOC112196569 gene encoding bidirectional sugar transporter N3: MGAVADSQHPWAFAFGILGNLISFMVYLAPVPTFYRIYRKRSTEGFQSVPYLVALFSATLWLYYAMLKQNAVLLITINTFGSVIETLYIAMYIVYATKASRKFTIKLLGFMNFGLFSLILVVLHYAFHSQYRAPVLGWINVAISVCVFAAPLSIVAQVIRTKSVEFMPFSLSFFLTLSAVMWFAYGLFLKDICIALPNVLGFVLGLLQMLLYAIYRNRKQVIVDPEKKLPASEHVKNIVILSTIATSEVHPVDAKPCDGNDVEDVDGKDENKDVDGDEHEKCVVVVVDVDASGELQLKSEEPCAV; encoded by the exons ATGGGGGCAGTAGCAGACAGTCAACATCCTTGGGCATTTGCATTTGGCATCCTAG GTAATCTAATTTCCTTCATGGTTTACTTAGCCCCAGT GCCAACGTTTTACCGGATTTACAGAAAGAGATCTACTGAGGGTTTCCAATCGGTGCCGTATCTGGTAGCACTGTTTAGTGCCACGCTTTGGCTCTACTATGCCATGCTGAAGCAAAATGCTGTGCTTCTTATCACAATCAACACCTTCGGAAGTGTAATTGAGACTCTGTACATCGCCATGTATATTGTTTATGCAACAAAGGCTTCAAGG AAATTCACTATCAAGTTACTAGGGTTTATGAACTTCGGACTCTTCTCATTGATCCTTGTCGTTTTACACTATGCATTTCATAGTCAATACCGTGCCCCGGTTCTCGGATGGATCAACGTTGCCATTTCCGTTTGTGTTTTTGCAGCGCCCTTGAGTATTGTG GCGCAGGTGATCCGCACAAAAAGTGTTGAATTTATGCCATTCAGCTTATCATTCTTCCTTACTTTGAGTGCCGTGATGTGGTTTGCCTATGGACTGTTCCTCAAGGACATTTGCATAGCA CTTCCAAACGTGTTAGGTTTTGTCTTGGGTCTCCTTCAGATGCTACTCTACGCCATATACAGAAACCGCAAGCAGGTCATAGTTGATCCGGAGAAGAAGCTTCCGGCATCGGagcatgtgaaaaacatagtgATTTTGAGCACTATCGCAACATCCGAAGTTCATCCGGTGGATGCTAAGCCGTGCGATGGCAATGACGTCGAAGACGTGGACGGCAAAGATGAAAATAAGGATGTTGATGGTGATGAACATGAGAAGtgcgtggtggtggtggtggatgtGGATGCATCGGGTGAGCTTCAACTGAAATCTGAAGAACCATGTGCAGTGTGA